A region of Desulfovibrio sp. TomC DNA encodes the following proteins:
- the fliS gene encoding flagellar export chaperone FliS, translating to MQSAVKNYIQTQVSTTTQGDLVIMLFDAALKFLHRAKEKIAEKNYAQKGILISKALDILSELQGSLNVNKGGELAERLQKLYFFCSARLLMANLKMDVAKIDEVVGILNGLREAFSEANAMVTTKAVPSSATQAARTGGSAAATIGNVYIGGSTSVAPMVSLAPQAAAGRYASAPSATRPAASSAPRPTLVTPAMAAAASTTVAGSAPAVPPVAAPVAAQVDVAATTARPDVAVPSGLPPSAAALDGDVDAGAQAEALQPTEDAPHPTVSPVRRVMAAYSQGRASR from the coding sequence ATGCAAAGCGCCGTTAAAAATTATATCCAGACCCAGGTCAGCACCACCACCCAAGGTGATCTCGTCATCATGCTGTTTGACGCAGCCCTCAAATTTCTGCATCGGGCCAAGGAAAAGATTGCCGAGAAAAATTATGCCCAAAAGGGCATCCTCATCTCCAAGGCCCTGGACATCCTCTCTGAACTTCAGGGTTCGCTCAATGTCAACAAGGGCGGTGAACTGGCTGAACGCCTGCAAAAGCTGTATTTTTTTTGCAGCGCCCGGTTGCTTATGGCCAATCTCAAGATGGATGTGGCCAAGATTGACGAAGTGGTCGGCATCTTAAACGGCCTGCGCGAGGCCTTTAGCGAAGCCAACGCCATGGTGACCACCAAGGCCGTACCCTCGTCGGCCACCCAGGCCGCCCGCACGGGGGGCTCGGCCGCAGCGACCATAGGCAACGTCTACATCGGCGGTTCCACCTCGGTCGCGCCCATGGTTTCCCTGGCTCCCCAGGCTGCGGCCGGCCGCTATGCCTCCGCGCCAAGCGCCACGCGTCCTGCGGCCTCCTCCGCCCCGCGGCCGACGCTGGTGACCCCGGCCATGGCTGCTGCGGCGTCGACCACGGTTGCCGGTTCGGCCCCGGCTGTTCCGCCGGTTGCAGCTCCTGTCGCGGCCCAGGTTGACGTGGCGGCCACCACGGCCAGGCCGGACGTGGCCGTGCCCTCGGGCCTGCCGCCCTCGGCCGCCGCGCTTGACGGCGACGTGGATGCCGGGGCGCAGGCTGAAGCGCTGCAGCCCACCGAAGATGCGCCGCATCCGACCGTGTCGCCGGTGCGCCGGGTCATGGCCGCCTATTCCCAGGGCCGCGCCAGCCGCTGA
- the fliD gene encoding flagellar filament capping protein FliD yields MSSTVSSYTPVTTSGQITYTGLGNGTDFTQLITKLVQVEQSRITTLQTWKKSWTNKQEAFQELNTEMLTLKTTLDSMDTIDEFMSKVTDSTDSTVVAAVAGAGAVNGTHELVVNRLATAKAMVTTTGYASATTDINPSSSDAIFAYTYKGVTYSNSLGANGTLTDLVSIINNDPSNPGVKASVSYDGTKYYLQLRGMDTGSTASLTIGSGTSLSGFGSANFSTITSNASAQLKLDGWPAAANSWITRETNSITDLVTGQTLTLKGTGSSTLTTTTDTDSIKEKVESFVKQMNTVRTLIQDCTKVDTSTNQASLLTGNYGIQLIDTNLKDAVAGIGIGFDYDADKYSALSQLGILTDAQEGSTTEGLLVINDDVFDAILSSNADAVAQLFADQYAGRTSSSDFSITSYIKNTTKCGTYGLSYTVASNGKITSATINGHPASFSSNSNLITGKHGYDEAGMVIRAIDVSPGTHSGEVALKQGKFGQLSNLLTELTDTTDGPLHILDDNYDDITAMIDDKIAFEQRRISTYAANLRKRFAKVDSLLGTYNEQQKQLTSAVDKLSSD; encoded by the coding sequence ATGTCGAGTACCGTCAGCAGCTATACGCCGGTTACCACTTCCGGCCAGATTACCTATACTGGTCTCGGCAATGGTACCGATTTCACACAGCTTATCACCAAGCTGGTGCAGGTCGAACAGTCCCGCATCACGACCCTGCAGACCTGGAAAAAATCCTGGACCAATAAGCAGGAAGCCTTCCAGGAACTGAACACCGAGATGCTGACGCTCAAGACCACCCTGGACAGCATGGACACCATTGACGAGTTCATGTCCAAGGTGACGGATTCCACGGACTCGACGGTGGTTGCCGCCGTGGCCGGCGCCGGAGCCGTAAACGGCACCCACGAACTGGTGGTCAATCGCTTGGCCACGGCCAAGGCCATGGTCACCACCACCGGTTATGCCAGCGCCACCACCGACATCAATCCCTCAAGCAGCGATGCGATATTTGCCTATACCTACAAGGGCGTCACCTATTCCAACTCCCTCGGGGCCAATGGCACGCTCACCGACCTTGTGAGCATTATCAATAATGACCCGAGCAATCCCGGCGTCAAGGCCAGCGTTTCTTACGACGGCACCAAGTACTATCTGCAGTTGCGCGGCATGGATACCGGTTCCACCGCCAGTTTGACCATTGGCAGCGGCACGTCGCTTTCCGGTTTTGGGAGCGCCAATTTCAGCACCATTACGTCAAACGCCAGCGCCCAGCTCAAGCTCGATGGTTGGCCCGCTGCCGCCAATAGCTGGATCACCCGTGAAACAAACAGCATCACGGATCTGGTGACAGGTCAGACCCTGACCCTTAAAGGGACAGGATCGTCCACGTTGACGACCACCACCGATACCGATTCCATCAAGGAAAAGGTGGAGTCGTTCGTCAAGCAGATGAATACCGTTCGAACGTTGATTCAAGATTGTACCAAGGTCGATACGTCCACAAATCAGGCCTCGCTCCTCACCGGCAACTACGGTATCCAGCTCATTGATACGAATCTCAAGGATGCTGTAGCTGGTATTGGCATTGGTTTTGACTACGATGCAGACAAGTACAGCGCCCTTTCCCAGCTCGGCATATTGACAGATGCGCAAGAAGGTTCGACAACAGAAGGTCTGCTTGTCATTAATGACGACGTCTTTGACGCCATTCTGTCGTCGAATGCCGACGCCGTGGCCCAGCTCTTTGCGGATCAATATGCAGGAAGAACGAGTTCTTCTGACTTTTCAATCACATCATATATTAAAAATACAACTAAATGTGGCACGTATGGTCTGTCTTACACCGTTGCTTCCAACGGGAAGATTACCTCGGCCACGATCAACGGCCATCCGGCCAGTTTTAGCAGCAACTCCAACCTCATCACCGGGAAGCACGGCTATGACGAAGCCGGTATGGTTATCCGGGCCATCGACGTCTCTCCCGGAACGCACTCGGGCGAGGTGGCGCTCAAGCAGGGCAAGTTCGGGCAATTAAGCAATCTGCTCACTGAACTGACCGATACCACCGACGGCCCCCTGCATATTCTTGATGATAACTACGACGACATCACCGCTATGATTGATGACAAGATTGCCTTTGAGCAGCGGCGAATCTCCACATATGCCGCAAACTTGCGAAAGCGGTTTGCCAAGGTCGACTCCCTGCTTGGCACCTACAACGAACAGCAAAAACAACTTACGTCGGCAGTTGACAAACTCTCTTCAGATTAA
- a CDS encoding flagellin N-terminal helical domain-containing protein, whose amino-acid sequence MSLVINHNMMAATASRNLSNSYSALATSTSRLSSGLRINSSADDAAGLAIRELMRSDIASINQGVRNANDAISMIQTADGALQVVDEKLIRMKELAEQASTGTYTSDQRLIIDSEYQAMASEITRIANATDFNGIYLLNGNLSSSTHSGAGINSTGKLKVHFGSGNNSAEDYYYVQIGTSTASALGVGIGASSTAKGRSISTQQLAQEALKAITTAITSKDKIRANLGALQNRLENTISNLQIQGENLQAAESQISDVDVATEMTNFVRNQILTQSAVAMLSQANSMPKMALQLIGG is encoded by the coding sequence ATGTCGCTCGTTATCAATCACAACATGATGGCCGCCACGGCCAGCCGTAACCTGTCCAATTCGTATTCCGCTCTGGCCACATCCACCTCGCGCCTGTCTTCGGGCCTGCGCATCAACAGTTCTGCCGACGACGCGGCCGGTCTGGCCATTCGTGAGCTCATGCGGTCGGACATTGCCTCGATCAACCAGGGCGTGCGCAACGCCAACGACGCCATCTCCATGATCCAGACGGCGGACGGAGCCTTGCAGGTTGTCGATGAAAAGCTCATCCGCATGAAGGAACTGGCCGAACAGGCTTCCACCGGTACCTACACTTCGGACCAGCGTCTGATCATCGACTCGGAATATCAGGCCATGGCCTCGGAAATCACCCGAATCGCCAACGCCACGGATTTTAACGGCATCTATCTGCTCAACGGCAACCTTTCCAGTTCCACCCACAGTGGCGCCGGGATCAACTCCACCGGCAAGCTCAAGGTGCACTTCGGTTCCGGCAACAACTCGGCGGAAGATTACTACTACGTGCAGATCGGCACCTCCACCGCTTCGGCGCTGGGTGTCGGCATCGGCGCGAGCAGCACGGCGAAGGGCCGCAGCATCTCCACCCAGCAGCTGGCCCAGGAGGCGCTCAAGGCCATCACCACGGCCATCACGTCCAAGGACAAGATCCGGGCCAATCTGGGCGCGCTGCAAAACCGCCTGGAAAATACCATCTCCAACCTGCAGATCCAGGGCGAGAACCTGCAAGCCGCCGAATCCCAGATTTCCGATGTCGACGTGGCGACGGAAATGACCAACTTCGTGCGCAACCAGATTCTGACCCAGTCCGCAGTGGCCATGCTCTCCCAGGCCAACTCCATGCCCAAGATGGCTCTCCAGCTCATCGGCGGCTAG
- a CDS encoding SPOR domain-containing protein, with product MRRFLSHLGHVLPVCLLLVSLAATGPGVLLAATQPALTLETCGALLRETGLGDGWPGGNAVRPGQAALPGDKGLGCRFLLTGDGGGSVVEARLARPLPGGGTAVDRWFVPVRRGEAASAVYLFAPGLPISPGDWTLTLAAEGLTAVEARFQVAGSEPPAMVPTAIAARPVGPQALSAAPVPPAPASLPPASGDAGPPPISVLDAGAALRLAPAPEAAPAWTPPPQAAPAPAADPAPTATPAAAPSEGAVPPRPGIAAAPLVPTAGPGPAAGAPKAGAAAKDKPQPPATQVKETAKPAAATGYMALQTGLFADADNARVQAVKLRARGMPACVAVSGEGAKRRYRVLAGRFGDRRAAAEARGGVKAILGLTPILYTVDAAEVSRLRCR from the coding sequence ATGAGGCGTTTTCTTTCGCACCTGGGACATGTGCTGCCCGTCTGCCTGCTGCTGGTCTCGCTGGCCGCGACAGGGCCCGGCGTGCTCTTGGCGGCTACGCAGCCCGCCCTGACGCTTGAGACCTGCGGCGCGTTGCTGCGGGAGACGGGACTTGGCGACGGCTGGCCCGGGGGCAATGCCGTGCGTCCGGGCCAGGCAGCGCTGCCCGGCGACAAGGGGCTTGGCTGCCGGTTTCTCCTGACCGGGGACGGCGGCGGGAGCGTGGTGGAAGCCCGGCTGGCCCGGCCGCTGCCCGGCGGCGGAACCGCGGTGGACCGCTGGTTTGTGCCGGTGCGCCGGGGCGAGGCCGCAAGCGCGGTCTACCTCTTTGCCCCGGGCCTGCCCATTTCCCCTGGCGACTGGACCCTGACCCTGGCGGCCGAGGGCCTGACCGCTGTCGAAGCCCGGTTCCAGGTGGCGGGCAGCGAGCCGCCGGCCATGGTCCCGACGGCGATTGCGGCCCGGCCGGTTGGGCCGCAGGCCTTGTCGGCCGCCCCTGTCCCCCCGGCTCCGGCGTCGCTGCCTCCTGCCTCCGGGGATGCCGGGCCGCCTCCGATTTCGGTCCTGGACGCGGGGGCTGCTCTGCGCCTTGCTCCTGCCCCGGAGGCCGCCCCGGCCTGGACCCCGCCCCCCCAGGCAGCGCCTGCCCCGGCTGCGGACCCGGCCCCGACTGCGACGCCGGCTGCCGCGCCGAGCGAAGGGGCCGTCCCGCCCCGGCCGGGCATTGCCGCAGCTCCCCTGGTCCCGACCGCCGGCCCCGGGCCGGCCGCTGGTGCGCCGAAGGCAGGGGCCGCAGCCAAAGACAAACCGCAACCGCCCGCCACGCAGGTGAAAGAAACGGCCAAGCCGGCCGCAGCGACCGGCTATATGGCCCTGCAGACCGGTCTTTTCGCCGATGCCGACAATGCCAGGGTCCAGGCCGTCAAATTACGCGCCCGGGGCATGCCGGCCTGTGTGGCCGTTTCCGGCGAGGGGGCCAAACGCCGGTATCGGGTGCTGGCCGGACGTTTTGGCGATCGTCGGGCGGCTGCCGAGGCCCGGGGCGGCGTGAAGGCCATTCTTGGCCTTACCCCCATCTTGTACACGGTGGACGCGGCCGAGGTATCCCGGCTGCGTTGCCGGTGA
- a CDS encoding tetratricopeptide repeat protein, producing MSNAMRLKAEQAAKRYERITLDYFAETGFFVVCTDDESFVRQLKYALGNLRIDVKTALREVADYDEVTTLASKTVERLSGPLLIFLERRLHKNTCLKTVKTLKNFYGDKVRLVVASAEISRDEMVLVHEVGADSFITKPISANALIEKFAFAVRPNTQLGVLFDRAAALLAAGDLEQAGRVADKAFELKPGSLKAHLLLGDVALGRGDHALAERHYKEAVKAEKLYIEPLNRLVELYGQSGEDAKRLACLTRLDELSPLNFERKVAIGEAYFDRGETDRAKVFFEEARRVVGKVAADMVSDSLMEMARKIGDRDQEMALRFVTEAIAAKGDSISRADLWMFNNRGILLRRQGNWKEAVENYRKALAVAPDDAGVHYNLGVAQAEGKDYYTALTHFEEALKLDPDLIRQGPTVGYNIATAHHKCRNIAEARRFLGLALELDPGHEPARRLLGYLAE from the coding sequence ATGTCCAATGCCATGCGGCTCAAGGCTGAACAGGCGGCCAAACGCTACGAGCGGATCACCCTTGATTATTTTGCCGAGACAGGGTTTTTTGTGGTCTGCACCGACGACGAAAGTTTCGTGCGTCAGCTCAAATACGCCTTGGGGAATCTGCGCATCGACGTCAAAACCGCCTTGCGCGAGGTCGCCGACTACGACGAAGTGACCACCCTGGCCAGCAAGACCGTGGAACGCCTCAGCGGCCCGCTGCTCATTTTTCTGGAACGCCGCCTGCACAAGAACACCTGCCTGAAGACCGTCAAGACGCTCAAGAATTTTTACGGCGACAAGGTCCGTCTGGTGGTGGCCAGCGCGGAAATTTCCCGCGACGAGATGGTGCTCGTCCACGAGGTCGGGGCCGACAGCTTTATTACCAAGCCCATCTCGGCCAATGCCCTGATTGAGAAATTCGCCTTTGCCGTGCGCCCCAACACCCAACTCGGGGTGCTGTTTGACCGGGCGGCGGCGCTTCTTGCCGCCGGCGACCTGGAGCAGGCCGGCCGGGTGGCGGACAAGGCCTTTGAACTCAAGCCCGGCAGCCTCAAGGCCCATCTGCTCCTTGGCGACGTGGCCCTTGGCCGTGGGGACCATGCCCTGGCCGAGCGCCATTACAAGGAAGCGGTCAAGGCCGAGAAGCTCTATATCGAGCCGCTCAACCGGCTGGTGGAGTTGTACGGGCAAAGCGGCGAGGACGCCAAGCGTCTGGCCTGCCTGACCCGTCTGGACGAGCTTTCGCCGCTGAATTTCGAGCGCAAGGTGGCCATTGGCGAGGCCTACTTCGATCGGGGCGAAACCGACCGGGCCAAGGTCTTTTTCGAGGAGGCCCGGCGGGTGGTCGGCAAGGTGGCGGCGGACATGGTCAGTGATTCGCTCATGGAGATGGCCCGCAAGATCGGCGACCGGGACCAGGAGATGGCCCTGCGTTTTGTCACCGAGGCCATTGCCGCCAAGGGCGACTCCATTTCCCGGGCTGATCTTTGGATGTTTAATAATCGCGGCATCTTGCTGCGTCGCCAGGGCAACTGGAAAGAGGCGGTGGAAAATTACCGCAAGGCTCTGGCCGTAGCCCCGGATGATGCCGGGGTACACTACAACCTCGGTGTGGCCCAGGCCGAGGGCAAGGATTATTATACGGCCCTGACGCACTTCGAAGAGGCGCTCAAACTCGATCCGGACCTGATCCGCCAGGGACCGACCGTTGGCTACAACATTGCCACGGCCCATCATAAGTGCCGCAATATCGCCGAGGCCCGCCGGTTTCTCGGCCTGGCCCTGGAACTCGACCCCGGCCACGAACCCGCCCGGCGGCTGCTCGGGTATCTGGCCGAATAG
- a CDS encoding HD domain-containing phosphohydrolase has translation MGGKAKILFVDDDPEILATFRRALRRGFVVDTALGPVRGLEAVAERGPYAVVVSDLRMPGLDGLEFFARLKKSHPDTVRIMLTGYADLHAAMDAVNTGHVFRFLAKPCAEDELNEALTTGAALYAQATAERDFLKGALRGIIKVLTDLLALQNPEGHARAMRVRRLVADMARYLEAADAWRIELAVSLSQIGTMVMPEAMFARLRRQGVLAGDEARLFACHPVIAADLLDSIPKLREVAEIIRHQETPYAGEAGGGPRGTAIPLGARLLKAALDYDRLLTSGQNRAAALAALAARDGVYDPRVLEVLAVLAGECEGFSRTQVPVSALTPGMVLEEDVPLPDGTRLAAGAVVDEGLVDRLTCCGTPPDLLCRVLTAPAGEALVGSLADPTLLALLRRVRNAVPGD, from the coding sequence ATGGGCGGCAAGGCGAAAATACTGTTCGTTGACGACGATCCTGAGATCTTGGCGACGTTTCGGCGTGCCCTGCGCCGGGGATTTGTCGTGGATACGGCCCTTGGGCCGGTGCGGGGCCTGGAGGCCGTGGCCGAGCGTGGCCCGTATGCCGTGGTGGTTTCGGACCTGCGGATGCCGGGCCTGGACGGCCTGGAGTTTTTTGCCAGACTCAAAAAGAGCCACCCCGACACCGTGCGCATCATGCTGACCGGGTATGCCGACCTGCACGCCGCTATGGACGCCGTCAACACCGGGCACGTGTTTCGTTTCCTGGCCAAACCCTGCGCCGAGGACGAACTCAACGAAGCCCTGACGACCGGGGCGGCGCTGTATGCCCAGGCCACGGCCGAGCGGGATTTTCTCAAGGGGGCGCTTCGCGGCATCATCAAGGTCCTAACCGACCTGCTCGCCCTGCAAAATCCCGAAGGCCACGCCCGGGCCATGCGGGTGCGCCGTCTGGTGGCGGACATGGCCCGCTACCTGGAGGCGGCCGATGCCTGGCGCATCGAGCTGGCCGTCTCCTTGTCCCAGATTGGAACCATGGTCATGCCTGAAGCCATGTTCGCCAGATTGCGGCGTCAGGGCGTCCTGGCCGGGGACGAGGCCCGGTTGTTTGCCTGCCATCCGGTCATTGCCGCAGATTTGCTGGACAGCATTCCCAAGCTTCGGGAAGTGGCTGAGATTATCCGCCACCAGGAAACGCCGTATGCCGGGGAAGCGGGCGGCGGCCCCCGGGGGACGGCCATTCCGCTTGGGGCGCGCCTGCTCAAGGCGGCCCTGGACTATGACCGGTTGCTGACCTCGGGCCAAAACCGCGCAGCCGCTCTGGCCGCCCTGGCCGCCAGGGACGGGGTCTATGACCCCCGTGTCCTTGAGGTCCTGGCTGTCCTGGCTGGTGAATGCGAGGGATTTTCCCGGACGCAGGTGCCGGTTTCGGCGTTGACCCCGGGCATGGTCCTGGAAGAAGATGTGCCCCTGCCTGACGGAACGCGGCTGGCGGCCGGAGCGGTGGTGGACGAGGGCCTTGTCGATCGGCTCACGTGTTGCGGCACGCCGCCGGATCTGTTGTGCCGGGTCCTGACGGCGCCTGCGGGCGAGGCGTTGGTGGGGAGTCTGGCCGATCCGACGCTCCTGGCCTTGCTGCGCCGGGTGCGAAACGCCGTTCCCGGCGACTAA